The genomic DNA GGCTGCCCCGTGCTTCCTGTGATGAGAACTGCATGACGGCCGGCGCCGCCGACGCGGGCCGGCGCAGCGTGGTGGCGCTGCGCACCACCTTGCGGGTGATGCTGACCATGGCGCTGATCCCGGGGTTGCCGCTGCTGGCGGTGCCGATGCCGGGGCGCTCGCACCTGCAGCGCGGCTACTGCCGGTTGGTGTTGCGCTGTCTGGGGGTGCGCATCACAGTGTCCGGCGGACCGATCCGCAACTTGCGGGGCGTGCTGGTGGTCAGCCCGCACGTGTCCTGGGTGGACATCTTCGCCATCGGCGCGGTGATGCCCGGCTCCTTCGTGGCCCGCGCCGATCTCATCGAGTGGCCCGCGCTGGGCCGGCTGGCCCGGCTGATGAAGGTGATCCCCATCGAGCGCTCCAGCCTGCGCCGGCTCCCCGACGTGGTGGCCGCCATCGCCGCGCGGTTGCGCGCCGGACACACCGTGGTCGCGTTCCCCGAGGGCACCACCTGGTGTGGCCTGGCCTACGGTCCGTTCAGGCCGGCGATGTTCCAGGCCGCCATCGACTCCGGCCGGCCGGTGCAGCCGCTGCGGCTGGGCTACCACCACCGCGACGGGCGCACCTCGACCGTCCCGGCGTTCATCGGCGAGGACACCCTGCTCAGCTCCATCCGCCGGTTGATCGTGGCGCGCCGGACCATCGCATGCGTGCATGTCGAATCGCTGCAGCTGCCGGTCGGCGACCGCCGCAGTCTGGCCGCTCGCTGCGAGGTAGCTGTGCGAGGCACGTCACTGCCTGCACACCGGCACGGGCACGCGCTGGCTGCCTGACTGCTGGGCTGCAAGCGGCGGGCTGTCCGACGGTTATCCTGGACAGGTCATGAGCCCCGCCACGCCGGTCTACCTCGATCACGCCGCCACCACCCCGATGCACCCTGCTGCCATCGAGGCCATGACGGCTGTGCTGGGGACGGTCGGCAACGCCTCGTCGCTGCACACCGCCGGCCGCCAGGCCCGCCGCCGGATGGAAGAGGCCCGCGAGACCCTCGCCGGCGTGTTGGGCGCCCGGCCTTCGGAGGTGATCTTCACCGCAGGTGGCACCGAGAGTGACAACCTGGCGATCAAGGGCATCTTCTGGGCGCGCCGCGACGCCGACCCCGCGCGCCGCTGCATCGTCACCACGGCCGTCGAACACCACGCGGTGCTCGATGCGGTGGAGTGGCTGGCCGAGCACGAGGGCGCCGAGGTGCTGTACCTGCCCACCCAGGCCGATGGATCGGTGACCGCGGCGTCGTTGCGCGAGATGCTGACCGAACACGGACCTGCCGTCGCGCTGGTGACGGTGATGTGGGCCAACAACGAGGTGGGCACGGTGTTCCCGATTGCCGAACTCGCGGCGGTGGCTGCCGAGTTCGACATCCCGATGCACAGCGACGCCATCCAGGCCGTCGGGCAGATCCCGGTGAGCTTCGCCGCCAGCGGACTCTCGGCGATGAGTGTGGCGGCGCACAAGTTCGGCGGCCCCACCGGCGTGGGCGCACTCGTGTTGCGCCGCGATGCGGCGTGCACGCCGCTGACCCACGGCGGCGGTCAGGAGCGCGATGTGCGTTCCGGCACACCGGATGTCGCGGGCGTGGTGGCGATGGCCACCGCGGCCGAGATCTCGGTGGGCGGGCTGGAGGCCAACAGTGCGCGGCTGTGTGCGCTGCGGGAACGGCTGATCGAGGGCATTGTCGCCGAGATCGACGACGTGGTGGTCAACGGCTCCCGCGAGGCCCGGCTGCCGGGCAACGCCCACTTCACGTTTCGCGGTTGTGAGGGTGATTCGTTGCTGATGTTGTTGGACGCCAACGGGATCGAATGCTCCACCGGGTCGGCCTGTACGGCCGGGGTGGCGCAACCCTCCCATGTGCTGATCGCGATGGGGGCCGACGCGGCCACCGCCCGCGGATCCATCCGGCTCTCGCTGGGGCACACCAGTGTCGACTCCGACGTCGACGCTGCGCTGGAAGTGCTGCCCGCCGCGGTGGCCAGGGCCCGACAGGCCGCGCTGGCCGCAGCTGGGCAGGTGCGCTGATGCGGGTGCTCGCTGCGATGAGCGGAGGCGTCGACTCCTCGGTGGCTGCCGCCCGGATGGTCGACGCCGGACACGATGTGGTGGGGGTGCATCTGGCGTTGTCCTCGGCGCCGGGAACCCTACGCACCGGCTCCCGCGGATGCTGTTCCAAGGAGGATGCCGCCGACGCCCGCCGAGTGGCCGACGTGCTCGGAATCCCGTTCTATGTCTGGGATTTCGCGGACAAGTTCAAAGAGGACGTCATCGACGACTTCGTGGAGTCCTATGCGCGCGGTGAAACCCCGAACCCGTGCGTGCGCTGCAACGAGCGCATCAAGTTCTCGGCGCTGTCGGCGCGGGCGCTGGCGCTGGGCTTCGACGTGGTGGCCACCGGGCACTACGCGCGCCTGTCCGAAGGCCGGTTGCGCCGGGCGGTGGACGCCGACAAGGATCAGTCCTATGTGTTGGCGGTGCTGAGCGCCGAGCAGCTGCGCCACGCCGCGTTCCCGGTGGGGGACACCCCCAAGCCGCAGATCCGCGACGAGGCCGCCCGGCGCGGGCTGCTGGTCGCCGACAAGCCGGACAGCCACGACATCTGCTTCATCCCCTCCGGTGACACCCAGGCCTTCCTGGGCGCGCGCATCGGGGTGCGCCGTGGTTCGGTGGTGGATGGCTCCGGCACGGTGCTCGCCGAGCACGACGGCGTGCACGGTTTCACCGTCGGACAGCGCAAGGGCCTCGGTATCGCCGGCCCCGGGCCGGACGGGAAGCCCCGCTACGTCACGTCCATCGATGCACAGACCGGCACGGTGCACGTCGGTGACGCCGCTGACCTGGAGATCTGGGAGCTGACCGGACTCGATCCGGTGTTCACCTCGGGCACCGCCTTTGCCGGCCCGGTGGAAGGCGAGGTCCAGGTGCGGGCGCACGGCGGGCTGGCCCCTGCGGTGGCCGAGGTGGTCGACGGGCGCCTACAGGTTCGGTTGCGCTCCGCGCTGCGCGGAGTGGCACCGGGGCAGACGCTGGTGTTCTACCGGCCCGATGCCGACGGCGACGAAGTGCTGGCCAGCGCCACCATCACGCGCTAGTCGCCAGGTTGCCAACCGCGCATCGCGGTGTGCAGGTCGCCCTGGCTGAGTGCGTCGACGGCCAGCCGCTCCTGGCCAGGCTGGCAGCGCATGCCCTGCAACAGGATCGAGACGTAACGCCGCCACAGGTCAGGCGCCACATCGGCGGCGTACTCGCTGACCGCACCCGTCATCAAACCGCACAACGGCATGTCCGTCGATGACAACTCCGGGCGCAGGTAGCCGTCGCGTTTGGCGCGCTCCACCAGTTTCGAGATGCGCGGTTCGAGCTGGGTGCGGCCGGCGTCGACGCGGTTGCCGCAGTGGGTGCGGCTGAACGCGATCTCGCGCAGGCCGCGGTCGGTGGCGGTCAGTTCGCACATCGACCACACGAAGCCGGTGAACCCCTCCCACGAGTCCTCGGCCTCCAGGGCCGCTTCCGCGAGGGTGACGAGTTGGTCGATGCCGTCGAGGAAGATCGCCTCGAACAGCGCCTCCTTCGTGGGGAAGCGCCGGTAGACGGTGCCCACCCCCAGCCCGGCGTGGTGGGCCACTTCGTTGAGCGTGGCCTCCAGTCCTCGGGTGGCGCACAGCTCGCGCGCGGCTTCGATGATCCGGCGTCGGTTGCGCTCGGCATCCTTGCGCAGGCTGGACGCCTGCGGATCCCCAGCGGTCATGCGCCCGAGTGTACGGACGCTGCGGTGTTCTGTGCACACGGCTTCGCGATCTTGTCAATTGCTGAGCTCAATTTAGTGACCTGCCTTACCAAATGGCCATAACCGGATTGACTCTATCCACTTGCTGACTTAAGTTTTCCTGAGATCGCATGCCGACTGCGGCCCGCGGCGTCCACTGAAAGGCACGACCTTGCGTGTAGTCCTCGCGCGCCCGAAAACGGCTGGGAAAACCCGTTGCGGCAACGTCTTTCGCAGGGTCACTGCGCAGTGATCACCGTCGTCAAGCGGGTGTGGTTGCCCGTCCTGGTGGTGGCTGCGGTGGTCATCGGCGCCCTGGCGGTGTCGAATCTGCGCTCGGTCTTCGGTTCGGACGGTGCCGTCGTGACACCGGTGGACGCAGACACCGCCGAGAACTTCAACCCCAAGGTCGTCACCTACGAGGTCTTCGGCACCGGATCGACGGCCACCATCAACTATGCCGACCTCGATGGCACCCCGCAGCGCACCGGCGAAGTGAGTCTGCCCTGGTCTCTGACCTTGGAAACGACTCTGCCGTCGGTGATGCCGAACATCATGGCCCAGGGCAACGGCCAATCCATCAGCTGCCGCGTCACCGTCGATGACGAGGTGAAAGACGAAAGGACGGCTGACGGAGTGAATGCCGCCACCTACTGCCTGGTGAAGGCAGCATGACGATCACAGACGCGCCGACCAACCCCATGCCGGCTGCCAGGCACACCAAGCGCCCGGCGCTGCCGCGCTTCATCCGGATGTTCGCGGTCCCGATCGTCCTGATCTGGATCGTCATCGTCGCGCTGCTCAACACCGTGGTCCCGCAGCTCGAAGAGGTCGGCAAGCTGCGCGCGGTGTCCATGAGCCCCAACGATGCACCGTCGCTGATCGCCACCAAGCACGTCGGCGAGAAGTTCCAGGAGTACGACACCTCGAGCTCGGTGATGATCGTCGTCGAAGGCGACGAGCCGCTGGGCCCGGACGCCCACACGTACTACGACAACATCGTCCGCGAACTGAACGCCGACACCACGCACGTCCAGCACGTCATGGACTTCTGGGGTGACACGCTGACGGCGGCCGGAGCACAGAGCATCGACGGCAAAGCCGCCTACGTCCAGGTGTACATCGCCGGTGACCAGGGTGAGGCCCTGGCCAACGAATCGGTGCAGACGGTGCGCGACATCGTCGACGGAAACGAAGCGCCACCCGGGGTGAAGGCCTACGTCACCGGACCCGCGGCTCTGACCACCGACCAGAACATCGTCGGCGATGCCAGCATGAAAACCATTGAGAGCGTGACGATCGGGATCATCATCGTGATGCTCTTGATCATCTACCGGTCCTTTGTCACGACGCTTGTCACCATGGCCATGGTGTTCGTCGGACTGCTCTCCGCCCGCGGAATCGTCTCCTTCCTCGGCTTCTACGAGGTGTTCGGTCTGACCACCTTCGCCACCAGCATGGTGGTGACACTGGCGATCGCGGCCGCCACGGACTACGCCATCTTCCTGATCGGCCGCTATCAGGAGGCGCGCCGCAACGGGATGGACCGGGAGTCGGCCTACTACGACATGTTCCACGGCACCGCGCATGTGGTGCTGGCCTCCGGTCTGACCATCGCCGGCGCCACGCTGTGCCTGCACTTCACCCGGCTGCCCTACTTCCAGAGCATGGGCATCCCGCTGGCGGTCGGTATGACGATTGTGGTGGCGGCGGCGCTGACGCTGGGCCCCGCCCTGATCTCGATCGTCACCCGATTCGGAAAAGTGTTGGAGCCCAAGCGCGGTGCTCGCGCCCGCGGCTGGCGCCGCCTTGGTGCGGCGACGGTTCGCTGGCCCGGCGCCATCCTGGTGATGGCCCTGGTGCTCTGCATGGTGGGGCTGTTGACCCTGCCCGGCTACCACACCACCTACAACGACCGCATCTATCTGCCCGACGACGTGCCCGCCAACGTGGGCTACGCCGCGGCCGACCGGCACTTCTCCGACGCCAAGATGAACCCCGACCTGGTGATGGTGGAAGCCGATCACGACATGCGCAACCCGGCGGACTTCCTGGTGATCGAGAAGATCGCCAAGGCGCTGACCCGGGTGCACGGCATTGCGTCGGTCACCACGATCACCCGCCCGGACGGCAAGCCGATCAAACACGCCTCGCTGGCGTACACCGTGAGCCAGAGCGGCACCGGGCAATTGATGAACAACGACTTCCAGCAGACGGTCCTGGAGAACACCCTGCAGCAGGCCAACGAGATGCAGGTGACCATCGACTCGATGGAGAAGATGCAGAGCATCACGCTGGAGTTGGCCGACGTCACCCGCCGGATGGCCGACAAGATGGCCGATACGTCGGTGAATCTCAACGAGGTGCGCGACAGCCTGGCCAATTTTGATGATCAGTTCCGCCCCCTGCGCAACTACTTCTACTGGGAGCCGCACTGCTACGACATCCCGATGTGCTGGGCGCTGCGGTCGATCTTCGAGAGCCTCGACGGAATCAGCACCATGTCCGACGACTTCGCGGAGATTGTTCCCGATCTCGAGCGGATGGCTCAGTTGACCCCGCAGATGGCAGCGCTGATGCCGGCGATGATCCAGACGATGAAGAACCAGAAGCAGATCATGCTGAATCAGTACCAGGCGCAGAAGATGCAGCAGGATCAGAACATTGCCATGCAGCAGGACAACACGGCGATGGGGGAGGCGTTCGACACCGCCCGCAACGACGACACCTTCTACCTGCCACCGGAGGCGTTCGAGACCGCTGACTTCCAGCGCGGCATGAAGCTGATGATGTCACCCGACGGCCAAGCGGTGCGCTTCACGGTCTTCCACCAGGGCGACCCGCTCAGCGAGGCCGGCACTGAGCGGATCGAGCCGATGCGTGTCGCCGCCGCCGACGCCATCAAAGGCACGCCGCTGGAAGGGTCCACGGTGTACGTCGGCGGTAGCGCGGCCACCTACAAGGACATGCAGCAGGGCGCGGACTACGACCTGCTGATCGCGGCGGTGGCCTCGCTGATCCTGATCTTCTTGATCATGGTGATCCTCACGCGGGCGGTGGCGGCAGCTGCCGTCATCGTCGGGACGGTGGTGCTCAGCCTCGGCACCTCGTTCGGGTTGTCGGTGCTGCTGTGGCAGCACGTGGTCGGCATCCCACTGGGCTGGATGGTGCTGCCGATGTCGGTGATCGTGCTACTGGCTGTCGGTGCGGACTACAACCTGCTGCTGGTATCACGGATGAAGGAGGAGATCGGCGCCGGGCTCAACACCGGGATCATCCGGTCCATGGCAGGCACCGGTTCCGTAGTGACCGCCGCCGGTTTCGTTTTCGCGTTCACCATGATCGGGATGCTGGTCAGCGACATGATCGTGATCGGACAGGTGGGCAGCACCATCGGTTTGGGCCTGCTGTTCGACACTCTGGTGGTGCGGTCGCTGATGACGCCCTCCATCGCGGCGCTGATGGGCAAGTGGTTCTGGTGGCCGCTGCACGTGCGACCGCGGCCCAAGCCGCAGCCCTGGCCCGCGGCTCGCCCGGCGGAGGTGGTGTCGTGATCCGGGGAATCGTTGCCGCGCTCGGTGTTTCGGTGCTGTTGCTCGGTGCTGCGCCGACGGCGGCCGCTGATCCCGATGAGGCCTTCGCCGAGCAGTTGCACACCTTCGGGATCTACGGGCAGAAGGACTTCAACGCCTGGATCGGCAAAATCATGTGCAAGCGGCTGCGCAACGGCCACGACCGGGATGCCTTCGCCTCGGCAGCTTTTGTGCATGCGCAGTTGCAGAAGGGGTCCACCACGGATCAGGCCTGGCAGTTCGTCGGTGCCGGCATCCCGATCTACTGCCCCGACCAGATGTTCGTGTTGCAGCAGGCTGCCGATCGGAGTGGACGATGAAGCGTGTCCTGATGGTGGTGCTCGCCGGGATGTCCGTGCTGCTGGCCGCGCCGGCAGCGGCCGACGCCACCGACGAGTATCCGATCCCGTCGCGGATGCTCAAGACCACCTGCACCGTCGACCAGTACATGGCCGCGGTGCGTGACACCGACCCGCTGTACTACGAGCGCTACATCATCGACTACAACAACAAGTCCCCCGACGTGCAGAAGTGGGCCCGCGACCGCATCAGCTGGTTCTTCTCCATGGACTACACCGGCCGGCGCGCCTACTCCGAAGAAACCGCCACCAACGCCTTCTACGAGACCCTGGCCTGGAACTGGCCCAACTGGGCCAAGCTGTTCTTCAACAACAAAGGCGTCGTCGCCCACGGCACCGAGGTCTGCATGAACTATCCGCCGGTGGATCCGACCGTCTGGACCTGGTAGTCCCCACTCAGGCTACGGTTGGGCCGTGACCACTACAGCGTTCGCGGCCGCCACCGGTATCGGCTCCTGGCCCGGCACGTCGGCCCGAGATGCCGCCGAGGTGGTCGTCGGCGAACTGCACACCCTCACCCACCTGGTCGAGCTTCCGGCCAGGGGAGTGGGGGCCGACCTGATCGGCAGAGCAGGTGCGCTGCTGGTGGACATCACCATCGACACGGTGCCGCGCGGCTACCGCGTCGCCACACGTCCGGGTGCCGTGGCCCGCCGTGCTGTCAGCCTGCTCGGGGAAGATCTCGACGCGCTCGAAGAGGCTTGGGAAAAGGCCGGTCTGGGCGCGTCGCAGCGCACGGTCAAGATCCAGGCGCCCGGTCCCATCACTTTGGCGGCGCAGCTGGAACTGGGTGGCGGACACCGCGCCATCACCGACGCCGGTGCCCTGCGCGATCTCACCGAATCGCTGGCCGAAGGCATCGCGGTGCACAGAGCCGAGGTGGCCCGCCGGCTGGGCACCACCGTTGTGGTGCAGCTCGACGAGCCCTCGCTGCCCGCTGCGCTGGCGGGCCGGCTGACCGGCGTCACCGGGGTGACGCCGGTACATCCGGTGGACGAGGCGGCCGCGGTTGAACTGCTCGACATCGTGGTGGCGGCGGCGGGTACCGAGGTGGCTCTGCACTGCTGCGCGGCGGATCTGCCGTGGAAGCTGCTGCAGCGCAGCGCCATCAGTGCCGTGTCGGTCGACGTGACGACTTTGCAGCCCCAGGATCTCGACGGCATCGGCGAGATGCTGCAGGACGGCACCGCAGTGATGTTGGGGGTGGTGCCTGCCGTCGAACCGGCCCAGCGCCGTGCTGTCGAGCAGGTGGCCGAAGAGGCCGCGCGGATCACTGACCGGCTGGGCTTCAACCGGACCGTGCTGCGCGAGCGGGTCGGCATCACGCCCGCTTGCGGACTGGCCGGCGCCACCTTGGCCTGGGCGCGCACGGCGATCGGACTGGCGCAGAGCGTGGCCGACGGTTTCGAGCAGGATCCGGAGGCGATCTAACAGGCAATAAAAAGGTTGCCTTTTTCGTCTCGGTATGGTGATCTGATGGGCAACCAGGAGGTTGCCCATGGATCGCATCGAGAAGTCCGTCGAATTGCACGCTCCCATTTCGCGCGTGTGGGAGGCCATCAGCGACTCGACCAAGTTCGGAACGTGGTTCGGTATGGAGCTCAACGGCGGTTTTGTGCCGGGAGCCCAGGTGAGCGGCCGGATTGTCGAGACGTCGGTGGACGAGGACGTGGCCGCCCGACAGCGACCGTACGTAGGAGCGCCTGTCACTCTCTGGATCGACGCGGTCGAACCGCCGCACCGGCTGGCGTTTCGGTGGAATCCCTTGTCGGAGCCCGAATTCGCCGACCTCACCACGCTCGTCGAATTCGTCCTCACCGAGCGTGGCCCCGATACGCTGCTCGAGATCGTCGAATCCGGCTTCGACGCGCTACCCGCTGAGCATCGCAGAGGCACGTTCGAAGGCAACTCCGAGGGTTGGGAGCTGCAGACCCGGCTGGTGGCTGCGTTCCTGGCGAGGCAGGGATGAGCAGCGCGGCGTTGTTCGGCGCACTGGGCGACCCACACCGGCTGCGGATCGTCACCCACCTTTGCGAGAGTGGTCCGCGGTCCACTCTGCAAGTGGCGCAGGTGATTTCACTGAGTAGGCAGGCCACCACCAAACACCTGGAGCTGTTGTCGGCCGCCGGGGTGGTGGGTAGCGCCAAGCAGGGAAGGGAACGGATCTGGACCGTTGATCCCGCCCCTCTTGCCGAGGCCGGTGACTATCTCGCGGAGCTCTCGGCCCGCTGGGACCACGCCCTCGGTCGACTGAAGGCGTTTGTGGAGGACTGAGGTCAGATGGGCCGACACAGCGTCATCAACACCAGTGCTGTGCCCGTCAGTGCCGCAGCAACCCAGAGAGGCCCCGAGGTTCCCAGGTCCGAGCTCAAAGAGAGGCCTCCCACAACGGGTCCGCCCGCGGCGCCGATGTTCAGCGCCGCTGTCGCGTAGGAACCGCCCATCGTCGGGGCATCCGTCGCCGTTTGGAGAGCCCGGGAAATCACCGTGGTTCCCACGCCGAATGCCAGTAGACCCTGCACAAAGACCAGCAGGATGAGCGCAACAGGCAGGGTCTGACATAGGGCCATCGCCACCCATCCCGCCGTCAGCAGCGGGCCGCCGATGGCGAGCACGAGGCCTGGCCGCCGATCCGAGAGGCGTCCGGCGATCGTGACACCCACAAACGATCCGACCCCGAACACCGCGAGCGCGAGGGTAATCCAGTTGCGGCTCAAACCGGCACTGTCGGTGACTACCGGCGCGAGGAACGTGAATGCCGCGAAGGTCCCGCCGTTGACGAGTGCGCCGAGTGTCAGTGCGCGGACAAGCCGCGGGGACCGCAATTGACGGAACTCGACGGTCAGCGGAGGGGGTGTGCGTTCATCGGATGCTCTGACGGTTCCGCGGTGTCGCACACCGCGGATGACCCCCACGGCTGCAGGGATGCAGAGGACGGCGATGGCCCAGAACGTGGTGCGCCAGCCGAGAGCATTTCCGAGCAGTGCACCCGCCGGCACGCCTACGATGGTTGCAACCGTGGTGCCGGACAACAG from Mycolicibacterium tokaiense includes the following:
- a CDS encoding DUF732 domain-containing protein produces the protein MRGIVAALGVSVLLLGAAPTAAADPDEAFAEQLHTFGIYGQKDFNAWIGKIMCKRLRNGHDRDAFASAAFVHAQLQKGSTTDQAWQFVGAGIPIYCPDQMFVLQQAADRSGR
- a CDS encoding cysteine desulfurase family protein, translating into MSPATPVYLDHAATTPMHPAAIEAMTAVLGTVGNASSLHTAGRQARRRMEEARETLAGVLGARPSEVIFTAGGTESDNLAIKGIFWARRDADPARRCIVTTAVEHHAVLDAVEWLAEHEGAEVLYLPTQADGSVTAASLREMLTEHGPAVALVTVMWANNEVGTVFPIAELAAVAAEFDIPMHSDAIQAVGQIPVSFAASGLSAMSVAAHKFGGPTGVGALVLRRDAACTPLTHGGGQERDVRSGTPDVAGVVAMATAAEISVGGLEANSARLCALRERLIEGIVAEIDDVVVNGSREARLPGNAHFTFRGCEGDSLLMLLDANGIECSTGSACTAGVAQPSHVLIAMGADAATARGSIRLSLGHTSVDSDVDAALEVLPAAVARARQAALAAAGQVR
- a CDS encoding ArsR/SmtB family transcription factor, yielding MSSAALFGALGDPHRLRIVTHLCESGPRSTLQVAQVISLSRQATTKHLELLSAAGVVGSAKQGRERIWTVDPAPLAEAGDYLAELSARWDHALGRLKAFVED
- a CDS encoding methionine synthase; the encoded protein is MTTTAFAAATGIGSWPGTSARDAAEVVVGELHTLTHLVELPARGVGADLIGRAGALLVDITIDTVPRGYRVATRPGAVARRAVSLLGEDLDALEEAWEKAGLGASQRTVKIQAPGPITLAAQLELGGGHRAITDAGALRDLTESLAEGIAVHRAEVARRLGTTVVVQLDEPSLPAALAGRLTGVTGVTPVHPVDEAAAVELLDIVVAAAGTEVALHCCAADLPWKLLQRSAISAVSVDVTTLQPQDLDGIGEMLQDGTAVMLGVVPAVEPAQRRAVEQVAEEAARITDRLGFNRTVLRERVGITPACGLAGATLAWARTAIGLAQSVADGFEQDPEAI
- a CDS encoding TetR/AcrR family transcriptional regulator, which codes for MTAGDPQASSLRKDAERNRRRIIEAARELCATRGLEATLNEVAHHAGLGVGTVYRRFPTKEALFEAIFLDGIDQLVTLAEAALEAEDSWEGFTGFVWSMCELTATDRGLREIAFSRTHCGNRVDAGRTQLEPRISKLVERAKRDGYLRPELSSTDMPLCGLMTGAVSEYAADVAPDLWRRYVSILLQGMRCQPGQERLAVDALSQGDLHTAMRGWQPGD
- a CDS encoding RND family transporter: MTITDAPTNPMPAARHTKRPALPRFIRMFAVPIVLIWIVIVALLNTVVPQLEEVGKLRAVSMSPNDAPSLIATKHVGEKFQEYDTSSSVMIVVEGDEPLGPDAHTYYDNIVRELNADTTHVQHVMDFWGDTLTAAGAQSIDGKAAYVQVYIAGDQGEALANESVQTVRDIVDGNEAPPGVKAYVTGPAALTTDQNIVGDASMKTIESVTIGIIIVMLLIIYRSFVTTLVTMAMVFVGLLSARGIVSFLGFYEVFGLTTFATSMVVTLAIAAATDYAIFLIGRYQEARRNGMDRESAYYDMFHGTAHVVLASGLTIAGATLCLHFTRLPYFQSMGIPLAVGMTIVVAAALTLGPALISIVTRFGKVLEPKRGARARGWRRLGAATVRWPGAILVMALVLCMVGLLTLPGYHTTYNDRIYLPDDVPANVGYAAADRHFSDAKMNPDLVMVEADHDMRNPADFLVIEKIAKALTRVHGIASVTTITRPDGKPIKHASLAYTVSQSGTGQLMNNDFQQTVLENTLQQANEMQVTIDSMEKMQSITLELADVTRRMADKMADTSVNLNEVRDSLANFDDQFRPLRNYFYWEPHCYDIPMCWALRSIFESLDGISTMSDDFAEIVPDLERMAQLTPQMAALMPAMIQTMKNQKQIMLNQYQAQKMQQDQNIAMQQDNTAMGEAFDTARNDDTFYLPPEAFETADFQRGMKLMMSPDGQAVRFTVFHQGDPLSEAGTERIEPMRVAAADAIKGTPLEGSTVYVGGSAATYKDMQQGADYDLLIAAVASLILIFLIMVILTRAVAAAAVIVGTVVLSLGTSFGLSVLLWQHVVGIPLGWMVLPMSVIVLLAVGADYNLLLVSRMKEEIGAGLNTGIIRSMAGTGSVVTAAGFVFAFTMIGMLVSDMIVIGQVGSTIGLGLLFDTLVVRSLMTPSIAALMGKWFWWPLHVRPRPKPQPWPAARPAEVVS
- a CDS encoding lysophospholipid acyltransferase family protein, translated to MTAGAADAGRRSVVALRTTLRVMLTMALIPGLPLLAVPMPGRSHLQRGYCRLVLRCLGVRITVSGGPIRNLRGVLVVSPHVSWVDIFAIGAVMPGSFVARADLIEWPALGRLARLMKVIPIERSSLRRLPDVVAAIAARLRAGHTVVAFPEGTTWCGLAYGPFRPAMFQAAIDSGRPVQPLRLGYHHRDGRTSTVPAFIGEDTLLSSIRRLIVARRTIACVHVESLQLPVGDRRSLAARCEVAVRGTSLPAHRHGHALAA
- a CDS encoding DUF5078 domain-containing protein, with translation MKRVLMVVLAGMSVLLAAPAAADATDEYPIPSRMLKTTCTVDQYMAAVRDTDPLYYERYIIDYNNKSPDVQKWARDRISWFFSMDYTGRRAYSEETATNAFYETLAWNWPNWAKLFFNNKGVVAHGTEVCMNYPPVDPTVWTW
- a CDS encoding SRPBCC domain-containing protein produces the protein MDRIEKSVELHAPISRVWEAISDSTKFGTWFGMELNGGFVPGAQVSGRIVETSVDEDVAARQRPYVGAPVTLWIDAVEPPHRLAFRWNPLSEPEFADLTTLVEFVLTERGPDTLLEIVESGFDALPAEHRRGTFEGNSEGWELQTRLVAAFLARQG
- a CDS encoding MmpS family transport accessory protein; the encoded protein is MITVVKRVWLPVLVVAAVVIGALAVSNLRSVFGSDGAVVTPVDADTAENFNPKVVTYEVFGTGSTATINYADLDGTPQRTGEVSLPWSLTLETTLPSVMPNIMAQGNGQSISCRVTVDDEVKDERTADGVNAATYCLVKAA
- the mnmA gene encoding tRNA 2-thiouridine(34) synthase MnmA, whose amino-acid sequence is MRVLAAMSGGVDSSVAAARMVDAGHDVVGVHLALSSAPGTLRTGSRGCCSKEDAADARRVADVLGIPFYVWDFADKFKEDVIDDFVESYARGETPNPCVRCNERIKFSALSARALALGFDVVATGHYARLSEGRLRRAVDADKDQSYVLAVLSAEQLRHAAFPVGDTPKPQIRDEAARRGLLVADKPDSHDICFIPSGDTQAFLGARIGVRRGSVVDGSGTVLAEHDGVHGFTVGQRKGLGIAGPGPDGKPRYVTSIDAQTGTVHVGDAADLEIWELTGLDPVFTSGTAFAGPVEGEVQVRAHGGLAPAVAEVVDGRLQVRLRSALRGVAPGQTLVFYRPDADGDEVLASATITR
- a CDS encoding Cmx/CmrA family chloramphenicol efflux MFS transporter, giving the protein MPPTLYALAMAVCVMGTSEFMLAGLLSAIASDLGVTVGTAGLLTSAFAVGMVIGAPAMAAVARRWPPRQALFICLAAFATCHVLGAVTTLFPVLMATRLVGAVANAGFLAVALSTAITLVPADRRGRAVSILLSGTTVATIVGVPAGALLGNALGWRTTFWAIAVLCIPAAVGVIRGVRHRGTVRASDERTPPPLTVEFRQLRSPRLVRALTLGALVNGGTFAAFTFLAPVVTDSAGLSRNWITLALAVFGVGSFVGVTIAGRLSDRRPGLVLAIGGPLLTAGWVAMALCQTLPVALILLVFVQGLLAFGVGTTVISRALQTATDAPTMGGSYATAALNIGAAGGPVVGGLSLSSDLGTSGPLWVAAALTGTALVLMTLCRPI